DNA sequence from the Paenibacillus physcomitrellae genome:
TAACGTTTCTATCCATTTTTCAGCCAAAAAAAAGACACGCAGCACGAGCCTGCATGTCTTCATCTATATAAATGAAACCTGTCTATTAAAGAGAAGTGTCTATTTCTATTACAACGCTTTGCTCAGACGGTATCCGTTGCATTCAAAACCTTGTTTGAGATAAAAAGATTTGGCTGAACCCGGACCTCTTTCCGCTTTGTATCCTACATGAAGATGGCTGCAGGAAAGTTCATTAGCGATCAATTCTACTTGGTTGATCAGTCGTTTACCGAGACCCATTTTCCGGAATTTCTTATCTACAACCAGAGAAGTAATGACCAAAACCGGCTGCTTCATATCCTGCTTGCGGACCACTTCCAATCCGACTGTTCCTACTACCTCTCCATTCAATTCAGCAACAAACGAATACTGCGAAGATTGGTTATCCATCATAGTGAGGCGTTCTTTCATCACGTTCAATGTTGTCGGATAACTCAACTGGCGCATCAGAGACGTTAGAGCAATCGCATCATTGGAACAGCATTTCCGAATGACCAGCGTTGGCGCACATATCTCACTACTCATTTCAAGACCACTCCACCTTTAATAGATTTGCTGCCGCTTTCGCGCGGCCTCGTGCGGTTTCCACATCTTCCGCAGCGCTGAGAGCTACAGCCATTCTCCGCCCAGGTTTTGTATCCGGCTTGCCGAATACCCGGACCTGCGTGCGGGGCTGCTTCAAAGCTTCATCTATACCAGAGATGAGAAAATCAGTGCCTTCACGGTCTGCCTTCAAGGTAGCCGAAGCGCCAGCCGTCAGCAAATGCACTTCCTCAACCGGCAGTCCCAGAATGGCTCTGACATGAAGGGCAAACTCGGATAAATCCTGAGTCGCCATCGTCACCATACCGGTGTCGTGGGGTCTCGGAGATACCTCGCTGAATACGATTCCGCCCGGTGTCACAAACAATTCAACGCCAAACAGTCCATATCCGCCAAGCTCGTCCGTCACCTTCCGGGCAATGTCTTGAGCTTCCTTCAGCTGTGCCTCTGTCATGCGGTGCGGCTGCCAGGACTCCACGTAATCTCCGTCCTTCTGAATATGCCCGATAGGCGGGCAGAAGATGGTGCCGGAGACCGAACGAACGGTCAGCAGCGTAATTTCGCTGTCGAAATTTACAAAGGACTCCACAATCACCCGCGTGGTTTTGGCTCTTGCTCCCTGAACGGCAGCTTCCCAGCTTGCCGAGGCTTCATCGGCAGTTCTGCAAACCGACTGGCCTTTACCCGAGGAGCTCATAAGCGGCTTGACCACGCAAGGAGCGCCAAGCTCGTTCACCGCAGCCTGCAGCTCTTCAAAGCTGTCAGCAAAACGGTAAGCAGCCGTTGGAAGTCCCAGCTTTTCAGCTGCCAAACGGCGAATGCCCTCACGGTCCATCGTCAAACGCGCCGCTCTTGCTGTAGGTACTACATGATAACCTTCTTCTTCAAGCTCCAGCAGTGCTTCAGTCGCAATCGCCTCGATTTCCGGAACGATCACATCTGGACGTTTGTCGCGAATCAAGGCTTTAAGGGTTTCTCCATTTAACATATCAATTACAAAACTCTCATGTGCTACTTGCATAGCCGGTGCATGGGCATATCTGTCCACGGCTATGGTTTTAACGCCAAGGCGCTGTGCCTCGATGATCACTTCCTTGCCAAGCTCTCCGCTGCCCAGCAGCATCATAGTCTTGGAACGTGCATGAAAAGGAGCACCCCACATCGGCCGTAAAACCCCCTAATGATAATCTGTCGTCTATCATCTATTTTCGGGGTTTCTTGTCCAGAATGCAAGAGTGCTCTTTAAGAAATTTACAAACTTTCCGACACCATTTTACAAATAAATGGCTAAAATTTTACCCTTTCCCAGAAATTCCTTTACAAGAAACGGAACTGAGCTTCGATAAGCCCGTTATATATCCCATTTTTGTCAACGAGTTCCTTGTGCGTGCCCTGCTCTTTAATTTCGCCATGATCCAATACGATGATTTTGTCGGCATGGCGAATCGTGGACAGCCTGTGCGCTACGATGAAAGAGGTCCGGCCCTGAAGAAGCACCTTCAGCGCCTCCTGGATTTTAAGCTCCGTCTCCGTATCGATGCTGGCTGTAGCTTCATCCAGGATCAAGATTCGCGGATCAGCCAGCAAAGCACGGGCAAAGGAAAGCAGCTGACGCTGTCCCATCGACAAGGCACTGCCCCGTTCTTCTACTTCGGTTTCGTATCCGCCCGGCAGCTTCTCGATAAATTCATGGGCGTTAACCGCCCGAGCCGCCCGTTCGACTTCCTCGTCGGTAGCGTCAAGCCGGCCAAACCGGATATTATCCCGGATCGTACCGGAGAAAATAAATGTATCCTGCAGCACGATGCCGATCTGCTTCCGCAGGCTTTGTACGGTTACATCACGGATGTCGTACCCGTCAATCGTGATTTTGCCGCTTGTAATATCATAGAACCTGCCGATGAGGTTGATGATTGTACTTTTGCCCGAACCGGTGTGGCCTACAAGTGCGATCGACTGTCCGGCTTCTACGTCAATGTCAATGCCTTTAAGTGCTGCGCGGCCTTTCTCATATTCGAAGACCACTTTCTCGAACTTGATGTCCCCGGAAATCTGCGGCAGAGGAACCGCCCCCGGTTTGTCTTTGATCATCGGCTCTTCATCCAGATATTCAAAGATACGTTCCGAGGAAGCCATCGCCACCAGCAGCTGGTTGTACATTTGGCCCAAACGGTTGATCGGGTCCCAGAAGTTGCTCACATAGCTGCTGAACGCTACCAGCAAACCTACGGTGAGTTGGCCTTCTGAAATCAGGTAAGCACCAAGCCAGAACAGAATCAAGGTTCCAAGCCCGCCTGTAATCTCGATAATCGGACCAAACGCCTGGTTCATCGCCGAGGCTTTATCCCAGGATTTGCGGCTGTCAAAGTTCATCCGGTCGAAGAACTTCATGTTCTCCTGTTCCTGCGTATAAGCCTGTGTAACCCGGATCCCTTGAATGGATTCATTCAAGTGCGAGTTGATGCGGGAATTCTTCATCCGCACATCCTGCCAGGCAATTCGGATCTTCTGACGCAGCTTGGTCGAAACGAAGAACATGATCGGAACGGTAACCATCACCGCGAGCCCAAGCTTCCAGTTGATCAGCAGCAGAATAATTACAATGCCGAGCAGCTGTACACAGTCGATCATCAGATTGACGACCCCGTTTGTGAACAGGTCCTGCAGTGAGTTGATATCGTTGGTAACCCGCACCAAAACCGATCCCGCCGGCCGTTTGTCAAAAAAGTTAAACGACAGCTTCTGGATATGCTTAAACAAATCCGCGCGAAGGTCGTAAATGACCCTTTGACCAATAATATTGGTGTATTTAATCCGGTACACGCCGGAAATCCATTGAATCAAGTATAAAACAATGACAGTTGCCGTGATCGAATATAACAAGGTCAAGCTTGTGTTGCCGTCTTCAGGCGCGATCGCTTTATCGATAGCCATACTTGTCAGAAAAGGTACAGCCAGTTTGGTGACGGTTCCGAGCACCATCATGACAAGCACTAATGGCAGCATCTGTCTGGCATAAGGCTTCATATAGCCGAACAATCTGGCGAACTGCTTCCAGTCGAACGCTTTGTCAATCGCGTCATCGTCCTTATAAACGAACCGGTCCTGGGTGACAGCCCCGGCTGCGGCAGCCTTACCGCCTTCCGGGGCGGGTGAGCCGTTCGTCTGCTGTTTTGGATCGTTACTCATCTGCTCACTCCCTCTCCCCGGCGTTCACTTTCGCCAAATAATCCGCATATTGTATCCGGTAAACATCCTGATAAGCGCCTGGAACCTGAATCAGCTCGCTATGTTTGCCGCGCTGAACGACACGCCCCTGATCGAGTACCATAATTTCGTCCGCATGGCGGAGCGAAGAGATCCGGTGCGCAATGATAAAGGTCGTACGGCCCTTCATGACCTCTTGGAAGCCCGCCTGAATTTCATGTTCGGTTTCCATGTCTACCGCACTGGTCGCATCATCAAGCACCAGAATGCGCGG
Encoded proteins:
- a CDS encoding GNAT family N-acetyltransferase, whose amino-acid sequence is MSSEICAPTLVIRKCCSNDAIALTSLMRQLSYPTTLNVMKERLTMMDNQSSQYSFVAELNGEVVGTVGLEVVRKQDMKQPVLVITSLVVDKKFRKMGLGKRLINQVELIANELSCSHLHVGYKAERGPGSAKSFYLKQGFECNGYRLSKAL
- the purT gene encoding formate-dependent phosphoribosylglycinamide formyltransferase, producing the protein MWGAPFHARSKTMMLLGSGELGKEVIIEAQRLGVKTIAVDRYAHAPAMQVAHESFVIDMLNGETLKALIRDKRPDVIVPEIEAIATEALLELEEEGYHVVPTARAARLTMDREGIRRLAAEKLGLPTAAYRFADSFEELQAAVNELGAPCVVKPLMSSSGKGQSVCRTADEASASWEAAVQGARAKTTRVIVESFVNFDSEITLLTVRSVSGTIFCPPIGHIQKDGDYVESWQPHRMTEAQLKEAQDIARKVTDELGGYGLFGVELFVTPGGIVFSEVSPRPHDTGMVTMATQDLSEFALHVRAILGLPVEEVHLLTAGASATLKADREGTDFLISGIDEALKQPRTQVRVFGKPDTKPGRRMAVALSAAEDVETARGRAKAAANLLKVEWS
- a CDS encoding ABC transporter ATP-binding protein; translated protein: MSNDPKQQTNGSPAPEGGKAAAAGAVTQDRFVYKDDDAIDKAFDWKQFARLFGYMKPYARQMLPLVLVMMVLGTVTKLAVPFLTSMAIDKAIAPEDGNTSLTLLYSITATVIVLYLIQWISGVYRIKYTNIIGQRVIYDLRADLFKHIQKLSFNFFDKRPAGSVLVRVTNDINSLQDLFTNGVVNLMIDCVQLLGIVIILLLINWKLGLAVMVTVPIMFFVSTKLRQKIRIAWQDVRMKNSRINSHLNESIQGIRVTQAYTQEQENMKFFDRMNFDSRKSWDKASAMNQAFGPIIEITGGLGTLILFWLGAYLISEGQLTVGLLVAFSSYVSNFWDPINRLGQMYNQLLVAMASSERIFEYLDEEPMIKDKPGAVPLPQISGDIKFEKVVFEYEKGRAALKGIDIDVEAGQSIALVGHTGSGKSTIINLIGRFYDITSGKITIDGYDIRDVTVQSLRKQIGIVLQDTFIFSGTIRDNIRFGRLDATDEEVERAARAVNAHEFIEKLPGGYETEVEERGSALSMGQRQLLSFARALLADPRILILDEATASIDTETELKIQEALKVLLQGRTSFIVAHRLSTIRHADKIIVLDHGEIKEQGTHKELVDKNGIYNGLIEAQFRFL